Within the Acinetobacter radioresistens DSM 6976 = NBRC 102413 = CIP 103788 genome, the region CGGTTTGTGGAAAATCAAGCATTTCCAGACTGAAAATATATTTAGCCGTCCTGTTTCGCATTGGAACAGTGAAGCTGAACTGCCAGTACCGGCTCAGGAATGAAGACAGGAAAAATTTAAAAGGACAGTTGCCATGAATAGTATTATTCCGATGCATAACATTGATACCGATTATAATGAACTGGTCCAGCATGACCGTGTCCATACTTCTTTATATAAAGATGAAAAAATCTTTGAAGATGAAATGGAAAAAATTTTTTATAGCACCTGGGTATGGGTAGCCCATGCCAGCGAAATTCCTGAGGCGGGCAGTTATAAAACGATTAATATTGGTAAGCAGCCAGTCGTGGCTGTACGGGACCGTAAAAAGAAAGTTCACGTTTTATTAAACCGTTGCCGTCATCGTGCCGCTACCGTGTGTGAACATAAAAAGGGCAAAACTAATAGTTTTGTCTGTCCTTATCATGGCTGGAGCTATGCCCTGGATGGCAGCCTGCGTGGTGTGCCCTCACCAGAGAGTTATGGCGAATGTCTGGATAAATCTGAATTCCCTCTGATCAGCCTGCGCGTTGAAGAATATAACGGTATGATTTTTGCCTCATTTAAGCGGGATATTCAATCTCTGGAAGAATTCTTGGGGCCAGCCAAGAAATGGATCGACCTGTTTATGAAACAGGGTGCCGGTTATCCGGTCAAGGTACTAGGCGAACATCGTTTCCGCTTTCCGGGTAACTGGAAAATACAGCTGGAAAATACAACTGATGCCTATCATTTCCCATTAGTGCACAAGTCATTCTTAAGCTCGGTTGATGATCAAACTGAAGAGTTATTTAATTTTGAAAATCAGCCAGGTTTCGTAGAAGATTTAGGCAATGGCCACAGCGTTATGGTTATGATACCTGAGCTGGTTGATCTTGAAGAAGACCTGATGGAACGTCCGATTCAGGAACGTTTTGAAGAATTGGCACAGGCCCTGCGCAATGAAGGCCATGAAGAACTACAAGTGCGACGTATTGTCCGTGCAGTAGGAGGCTCGGGTTTTAACCTGAACCTGTTCCCTAACATTGCCTGCTCTATGGCATTTTTCCGCGTTTTACAGCCAGTTTCAGTCAAGGAAACTGAGATTCATCATTCAGTTATTACCATGGATGGCGGCCCACAGATTGCCAACCAGTATCGCTTGCGGTTGCATGAACATTTTCAGGGACCATTTGGATTTGGTACACCTGATGATGCAGAAGCCTGGGAACGTGTACAGCATGGAGCCAGTGCCGGAAATGATTTATGGATCATGTTAAACCGCGGCTTGCCAGGCGAAGTTAAAACTGAGGATGGTTTAAAAAGCGATGTCAGTGCTGAGACAGGTATGCGCGGTGCCTATCAGCAGTGGAAAAAGATGATGACGGCTTAAGGAGAGAGCAATGAAAATCAATTTAGACCTGTTAAATGAAGCCACTGCTTTTATCTGGACTGAGGCAGATATGCTGGATCATGCTGAATACCAGCAATGGCTTGCTCTCTGGAATGAAGATGGTAGATATATTATCCCGATTGATCCGGCATTGACTGATTATGAAAATAACCTGAACTATGCCTATGACGATCATCATATGCGTACATTACGTGTTCAGCGTCTGATTAATGGTGAAGCCATTTCAACTTCACCTAAAGCCAATACGGTGCGCAGTATCTCACGGATACGGATTATTGACGAGCAGGATGACCAGATTGTCCTGCGCTGTGCCCAAAATCTGCGTGAGTTCCGTAAAGAAAACCTGCGTCACTATACGGCAGATGTAACCTATCATCTGATGCGCGATCAGGACAACAGCTTTCGTATCCATCGAAAGATTATCAGCTTGGTCAACTCAACTGATACCTTGGCTGGTATTAGCTATATCCTGTAGGAGCATATAGATGAAACAAGTGGTTTTAGTGACAGGTGCTGCTTCCGGCCTTGGCAATGTAATTGCGGAGCATTTTGCCGGGCAGGGCCATCAGGTTATTCTTTCTGCCAGCACACTGGAAAAAGCTGAAAATGCAAAAAAAAATAGCCGCTTTCTGGAAAATATCTTTCCCCTGAAACTGGATATCTCTGTAGAAACAGATTTTCATAAAGCAGTTGAGTGCATCAGACAGCAATTTAACCAGCTTGATGTCTTGATTAATAATGCCACTGTAACCAAAGCTACTCCTGTACTGGAGATTTCTGCTGCGGATTTTGACTGGATCACCCAGGTAAACCAGCGCGGGACTTTCCAGGCTTGTCAAATTATTGGCAAATACATGGCTGAACAGGGCTATGGCCGGATTATCAATATAGCTTCACTGGCGGGTCAAAATGGGGGGACGGCTACAGGCGCACATTATGCAGCAAGTAAGGGGGCAATCGTGACGCTGACTAAAATTTTCGCCAAGGAGTTCGCGGCCAAAGGCGTGACCGTAAATGCGGTAGCGCCTGGACCGATGGAATCACCCATTGTGCATAGCGTAGTGCCGGATGAAAAGATAGAGCAGTTCATCCAGAATATTCCGGTCAAGGCACTCGGCAGTATGGAGTTCATTGCTGAAACCTGTGCCTTGCTGGCCAGCCCGAATGCCCATTTTGTCACAGGTGCTACCTGGGACATTAATGGTGGATTATTTATGCGATAGCCCTGCGGCTGATGAAGTAAAAGGAGTTTGGAATGACAGCACTTTATGATGTAGTCGTGAAACATCGGCATATCGAAGGCGGTGATATTGCAGTCATGGAATTTGAATCGGCAACCGCCCAGCCTTTACCTAAAGTGGAAGCAGGCGCACATATTGATGTACACCTGCCTAATGGGATGGTCCGTCAATATTCACTGTGTCAGGACCCGGCAAAGCAGGGTGTTTTTCGCTTGGGTATATTGAAAGATCCGGCATCACGTGGTGGCTCGGTCTCGGCATTTGACGATATTCAAAACGGCATGCAGATTCAGGTCAGTGAACCACGTAATTTATTTCCGTTGGTTCAGGCTAAACATACTGTGCTGATTGGTGGGGGAATTGGCATTACGCCTCTTATTACCATGGCTTATGAATTGCTGCATCAAGGCGCATCGTTTGAACTGCATTACTGTGGCAGCAGCCCCGAACACTGTGCTTTCGTGAATGAAATTCGAAATGGTGAACTGGCTGCATTTACCCGGTTTCATTTCAAATCTGAAGGTGCCAGTCACCGCGAATTTTTTCAGTCAGCTATAAAGGATCTTGATCGACAGAGCCATATTTATACCTGTGGTCCGTCCGGGTTTATGGACTGGTTGATTAATCTGGCACAAACCCAGAATTTCCCAGAGCAGCAGATCCATAAAGAATATTTTCAGGTTGATACTGACACCAGCGGCGAAGCGTTTGAAGTTATGGCTCAGCGTAGTGGTAAAATTGTTCTGGTCAATGCCGAAGAAACCATTTTACAGGCCTTAGCCAGAGAAGGTATTGAAATAGAAATGTCCTGTGAGCAGGGTGTATGCGGTACCTGTATGTGTGATGTAATTGAAGGAGAGCCGGATCATCGGGATGTTTATTTTACCGATGAAGAAAAGGCAAGTAATGAACAGATTCTGGTGTGCTGCTCGCGTTCTAAGTCGGCTCGCCTGGTACTGGATATCTGATGACAAAGGAGACAGTCATGGTAGAAACAACAGATTTTCGTAATGGCATGTCATTGCTGACGGGCGCAGTCAATGTAATTACCACAGCAGGGGAAACAGGACGGTTCGGCTTTACCGCATCGGCTGTGTGTAGCGTAACTGACACGCCTCCCACACTTTTGGTCTGCATGAATCGTTCATCAAGTTCTCACTGTCATTTTAAGAATAATGGAATTTTATCGGTCAATGTGCTGGGCGCACATCATCAGCAGATTTCTCAAGCTTTTGCTTCCAGAATACCTATGGACGAACGCTTTACCCATGGAGAATGGACTACACTGCTGACTGGGTCCCCAGTTCTTTCAGATGCGCTGGTCAGTTTCGACTGCCGGATCAGACAAATGAATGATGTTGGGACACATACAATTTTTTACTGTGAGGTTGAGGCCATTAAAATGAATGAGAATAAAGAGAGTTGTCATGGCTTGATATATTTCAATCGCTGTTATCATCATATTGGTCAGCAGGAATACAAGCTTTAATTTATCTTAAATTTGAAAATTACATGGAATAATGAATTTAAATAAGGGTAAAAACTAGTATGGTTACGGATAATTGTGGATTAAAAAAGTCACAACGAATTCCTAGAAAAACTGATAAAAAGTACAATCCTTACCCTATGGTAATCCTGCTCAAGAGAGCACCTTAATTGGGCCAATCATCAACGGTAAACAGGTTAAAAATATCAAGCACCTGATGGATAATGGTATATCCCAAGGTGCAAAACTGGCTTTAAAAGGGGAGATTCAGGGTAATATTATATCTCCGTATATTTTTACTGAAACTGATCCTGAGTCTGTACTTGCCAAGGAAGAAAGCTTTGGTCCGATACTTCCAGTACTCAAAGCTCAAGACGAAACTCATGCACTGTTTCTGGCAAATTATACAGAAAATGGGTTATCGAGTGCTGTATGCACTCAAGATTATGAGCTAGGCTGGAAGTTTGCTTTAGGTATAGAAGCAGGTATGACTCATATCAATGATACTTCAGTAGATGATCAGACCATTGCACCATTTGGTGGAGAAAAAATTCAGGATAGGGACGCTTTAATGACCAGTAGGTAATTGAAGAGTTTACTCCGGTTCACTGGGTAACTTTACAAAAAACACCAAAACAGTATTCTGTATAGATAAGACAGATTTATAGAAGAGGATGATATATTTTTTCCTCTTCTTATTTATAAAATCATTAACCGTCTGTACTGATATTAACTTGGGCTTCAGCAATTAATTTCTCAGCCATCTCACGTGTTTTCTTCAGCCCTGGCATCCGGTATTCTGTATGGCCATAATCCTGAATGGACTTCCAGCGACCTCCCCAGGTAAGCCCTACAGATTCCGCAACCTCTCCATAAATCTGATAACCTCGCATTGCCCAGGGGTCACGTTCGGAAATAACTACTTTACCATTACGTTTGAACGCTACATCTGCGGCTAGACCAAACTGATGATAGCTTTGGTAGCCTTTAGCGCGTGTTGTGTTCGGATTTCCAGCAAGTAAATTCTGTCTTGATGGGCTACGGTAACCTTCCAGCAGAACCAATTCATAATTGTGCTGCTCTTTCATGATTTTAAAAACCATCAGCAAGCGCTGCTTATAACGCGGATTCATTTTCTCCCATTTACGATTAACCATCGTGGTATCCAATAATCCATGATGATGATCAGCTGGATTTTCTATATTAGCAGCACTGACAGAGTTAATGTTCTGTGCCATATAGGCTTGTTCTAGTTGAGAGGCTTCTATAATAGCTTCCTGAATTAATGTTTCATCAACTTCAGGGGGAGAACTCAGTATTTCACCATTGAGCAAAGCATAAATCTGTGGATCAACTTCTTTTAAATAATCCGCTTCTATCCGTGTCGAACTGACAGGTCGGGTAAAGGCAAAAATTAAAATACTGGAAAAAAGTAAAAAACCTGCAAAAAGTATCCACCATTGTTGCAAGTACCAGTGTGACTGTAATTTGTCTGGTGCAGCAGCATGGTGCATATGATGGGCGAACTGTTGAACGTTTAAAAGTTTTTTTCTGCCTTGCGGTAAAAGCATTTTAATAAACTGTGAACCTTGTGCCCGTAGTTCATAAGACATTAAAAAGCCCAGTCCGACTGCTAGGCAAATAAAACAGAAGAAAATTAGAAAAATCATACTAGTTAGGATTCATCTAAGGAAAATGGTTTTTGAGTTACTTTAATTTGTAACGACGCTTTAGGTAGCTCAGGTTCATTTTCCTTAACAGGTATGATTTCCGATTTAGCTTCAATTTTTGCATTAGCAGGAGCAGTTTCTCTTTTTTTAGTTTCCAGATGAGGTGCGGTTTTAGGAATTGTATGAAGATTTTTCACCTCAGCAGCTTTATGTTCAAAAGGTGAAACTCGCGGTGGAGTAGCAGTTGGAGTAACCGGAGGGGGAGTAAATAGCTTGCTGAGTTCACTCTCTTTAGGCTGTATAAAATCATTATCATTATCATTATCATTATCATTAGCTGAGGCTAGTTCTTCTTCAGTAGCCTGAATCTGCTCTTGTGTAACTAACAAAGTTGGCGCGGATTCTGCATGGGCAGTATGCGCTGCTAAAGAAGAGTTACTCTGGGTAAAAGCCTTTTCAGAAGATTCCACTACTGCGGGTGCAGAAGAGTCTCTAAATAAAAAGAGCATGGCTATACCACTGAATAAAATACCTAAAATAAATCCGATCAGAATATATAGAGCAGGTGATAGAGAATTTTTCTTGGATGGCTGCAAGATTCGTAAGGAGGTCGGTTTCTCTTGAATCATTTTAATCTACTAAGGTAAATGGATAGTAATATGAGCTTCTTCTGCAGGTGCTGAAATCACATTCTGATAGGGCAACAAAGCCTGCTGATTTTGTTTGGACAGCATAAAACGTAAACCGGCAAAGGTTAACAGTGCAAAAAGCAGCAGAAAAAACAGAATCCAGAAAAATGGGAGTTCGCGGTGAATAATATGCCTGATCTGGTCTGGAATAGCCGAGAAAGGTGAAAAAGCTGCCTTTTTTCCTTTGAGATAATCGATTTCGTCACCCACCCTGGCTACCAGATGATTGAGACTCTCAATGGATTCAATCCGGTATTTACCCTGAAACCCCAGTAATAGGCAATAATGAAAAACTTCCAGAGCCGCAAGGCGGTCTTTACCACGTCTGT harbors:
- a CDS encoding aromatic ring-hydroxylating oxygenase subunit alpha — translated: MNSIIPMHNIDTDYNELVQHDRVHTSLYKDEKIFEDEMEKIFYSTWVWVAHASEIPEAGSYKTINIGKQPVVAVRDRKKKVHVLLNRCRHRAATVCEHKKGKTNSFVCPYHGWSYALDGSLRGVPSPESYGECLDKSEFPLISLRVEEYNGMIFASFKRDIQSLEEFLGPAKKWIDLFMKQGAGYPVKVLGEHRFRFPGNWKIQLENTTDAYHFPLVHKSFLSSVDDQTEELFNFENQPGFVEDLGNGHSVMVMIPELVDLEEDLMERPIQERFEELAQALRNEGHEELQVRRIVRAVGGSGFNLNLFPNIACSMAFFRVLQPVSVKETEIHHSVITMDGGPQIANQYRLRLHEHFQGPFGFGTPDDAEAWERVQHGASAGNDLWIMLNRGLPGEVKTEDGLKSDVSAETGMRGAYQQWKKMMTA
- a CDS encoding aromatic-ring-hydroxylating dioxygenase subunit beta yields the protein MKINLDLLNEATAFIWTEADMLDHAEYQQWLALWNEDGRYIIPIDPALTDYENNLNYAYDDHHMRTLRVQRLINGEAISTSPKANTVRSISRIRIIDEQDDQIVLRCAQNLREFRKENLRHYTADVTYHLMRDQDNSFRIHRKIISLVNSTDTLAGISYIL
- a CDS encoding SDR family NAD(P)-dependent oxidoreductase, whose product is MKQVVLVTGAASGLGNVIAEHFAGQGHQVILSASTLEKAENAKKNSRFLENIFPLKLDISVETDFHKAVECIRQQFNQLDVLINNATVTKATPVLEISAADFDWITQVNQRGTFQACQIIGKYMAEQGYGRIINIASLAGQNGGTATGAHYAASKGAIVTLTKIFAKEFAAKGVTVNAVAPGPMESPIVHSVVPDEKIEQFIQNIPVKALGSMEFIAETCALLASPNAHFVTGATWDINGGLFMR
- a CDS encoding PDR/VanB family oxidoreductase; protein product: MTALYDVVVKHRHIEGGDIAVMEFESATAQPLPKVEAGAHIDVHLPNGMVRQYSLCQDPAKQGVFRLGILKDPASRGGSVSAFDDIQNGMQIQVSEPRNLFPLVQAKHTVLIGGGIGITPLITMAYELLHQGASFELHYCGSSPEHCAFVNEIRNGELAAFTRFHFKSEGASHREFFQSAIKDLDRQSHIYTCGPSGFMDWLINLAQTQNFPEQQIHKEYFQVDTDTSGEAFEVMAQRSGKIVLVNAEETILQALAREGIEIEMSCEQGVCGTCMCDVIEGEPDHRDVYFTDEEKASNEQILVCCSRSKSARLVLDI
- a CDS encoding flavin reductase, whose amino-acid sequence is MVETTDFRNGMSLLTGAVNVITTAGETGRFGFTASAVCSVTDTPPTLLVCMNRSSSSHCHFKNNGILSVNVLGAHHQQISQAFASRIPMDERFTHGEWTTLLTGSPVLSDALVSFDCRIRQMNDVGTHTIFYCEVEAIKMNENKESCHGLIYFNRCYHHIGQQEYKL
- a CDS encoding aldehyde dehydrogenase family protein, whose product is MNGKQVKNIKHLMDNGISQGAKLALKGEIQGNIISPYIFTETDPESVLAKEESFGPILPVLKAQDETHALFLANYTENGLSSAVCTQDYELGWKFALGIEAGMTHINDTSVDDQTIAPFGGEKIQDRDALMTSR
- a CDS encoding M15 family metallopeptidase, producing the protein MIFLIFFCFICLAVGLGFLMSYELRAQGSQFIKMLLPQGRKKLLNVQQFAHHMHHAAAPDKLQSHWYLQQWWILFAGFLLFSSILIFAFTRPVSSTRIEADYLKEVDPQIYALLNGEILSSPPEVDETLIQEAIIEASQLEQAYMAQNINSVSAANIENPADHHHGLLDTTMVNRKWEKMNPRYKQRLLMVFKIMKEQHNYELVLLEGYRSPSRQNLLAGNPNTTRAKGYQSYHQFGLAADVAFKRNGKVVISERDPWAMRGYQIYGEVAESVGLTWGGRWKSIQDYGHTEYRMPGLKKTREMAEKLIAEAQVNISTDG